The following proteins are co-located in the Shouchella hunanensis genome:
- the truB gene encoding tRNA pseudouridine(55) synthase TruB — protein sequence MDAGIVALYKPRGMTSHDCVNRIRRLYKTKKVGHTGTLDPEVDGVLPICIGKATKVAEYMSDFDKTYTGDVTLGFTTTTEDAYGEVVERLPVLQSVSSDQIEAVLAQFRGAIMQTPPYYSAVKVNGKRLYEYARKGIEVDRPTRQVNIHQLTLTNVEEAKEDTQRFSFDVRCSKGTYVRTLAVDIGAALGFPSHMSSLTRTASGSFELANTITFDTLEELSLEERYEKLYPFDHALTNFPKRTADRALEQRIKNGAVLANEDQIFGDTRFLFYNEDGECLALYQPHPTKEGLMKPEKLFSQAAGL from the coding sequence ATGGATGCAGGAATAGTAGCTTTGTATAAACCAAGAGGGATGACGTCCCACGACTGTGTAAATCGTATTCGTCGGTTGTACAAAACAAAGAAAGTTGGACACACTGGGACTCTTGACCCAGAAGTTGATGGCGTGCTGCCAATTTGTATTGGCAAAGCGACGAAAGTGGCTGAGTATATGTCTGACTTCGATAAGACCTATACTGGCGATGTCACATTAGGATTTACGACGACTACTGAGGATGCTTATGGAGAAGTAGTAGAACGGCTTCCTGTTCTTCAATCTGTCTCTAGTGACCAGATTGAAGCAGTCCTCGCGCAATTTCGAGGTGCTATCATGCAGACACCTCCTTACTATTCAGCTGTTAAAGTGAATGGGAAAAGATTGTATGAATATGCAAGGAAAGGTATTGAAGTAGACAGACCAACGCGGCAAGTGAACATTCATCAATTAACTTTAACCAATGTAGAAGAAGCGAAAGAAGACACGCAACGTTTTTCTTTTGATGTGCGCTGCAGCAAAGGCACCTATGTCCGAACGTTAGCAGTGGATATAGGTGCTGCCCTGGGTTTCCCCTCTCATATGTCTTCTCTTACTAGGACGGCTTCTGGCTCATTTGAGCTGGCCAACACCATTACATTTGATACGTTGGAGGAGCTGTCGCTAGAAGAACGGTACGAGAAACTGTATCCGTTTGATCATGCATTGACAAATTTTCCGAAAAGAACGGCTGACCGAGCTCTCGAACAACGAATAAAAAATGGTGCTGTCTTAGCGAACGAAGACCAAATTTTTGGAGACACGCGCTTTTTATTTTATAATGAGGATGGAGAATGTCTTGCGCTTTATCAACCTCACCCGACAAAAGAAGGCTTGATGAAGCCAGAAAAGCTTTTCTCTCAGGCAGCAGGACTTTAG